Proteins encoded within one genomic window of Camelina sativa cultivar DH55 chromosome 19, Cs, whole genome shotgun sequence:
- the LOC104764447 gene encoding transcription factor bHLH62-like yields the protein MENELFMNAGVSQPPVLMTSPSSSSAMLNWVSSSTQPVDPSLSHNLSRDCLFWEKSTEQSIFDSALSSLVSSPNSNFSGGGGVAHGDNFIIRELIGKLGNIGEIYGAPASNGNVSASCYATPMRSSPPPRHMMVTKPPTPLAEFSGDTGFAERAARFSCFGSRSFNGRTNPPFPINNNNVPVAANEKMPRVSSTPALKPLAGESSGEISRKRKTKSKQNSPSTASPSKEVEEKEVSDPKRSKKTEANEDKTKSVDDDPYKDYIHVRARRGQATDSHSLAERVRREKISERMKLLQDLVPGCNKVTGKALMLDEIINYVQSLQRQVEFLSMKLSSVNTRLDFNMDAFMSKDIFPSSNNLMHHQVLQLDSSAETLLSDHHHNTILQLNPKISSNNTMTPLESSETRSFVSHLPTLAHFTDSISQYSTFSEDDLHSIIHMGFAQNLIHELNPGPSNQVPSNMKAEL from the exons ATGGAGAACGAGCTGTTTATGAATGCAGGAGTTTCACAACCGCCGGTGCTGATGACGtcaccgtcttcttcttcggcgATGCTAAACTGGGTTTCGAGTTCAACCCAGCCGGTGGACCCCAGTCTCAGTCACAATCTATCCCGGGATTGTTTGTTCTGGGAAAAGTCAACGGAACAGAGCATCTTCGACTCGGCTCTGAGTTCACTCGTCTCTTCGCCGAACTCTAACTTTTCCGGcggaggaggagtagctcatgGAGACAATTTCATCATCAGAGAGCTCATCGGAAAATTGGGTAACATCGGCGAGATCTACGGAGCTCCGGCGAGCAACGGGAACGTCTCCGCCTCGTGTTACGCAACTCCGATGCGCAGCTCTCCACCTCCGAGACATATGATGGTGACGAAACCGCCGACCCCCTTGGCTGAATTCTCCGGCGATACGGGTTTCGCGGAGAGAGCGGCGAGGTTCTCTTGTTTCGGTAGCCGGAGTTTTAACGGCAGAACCAACCCACCGTTCccgattaataataataacgtACCCGTCGCAGCCAATGAGAAAATGCCACGTGTCTCTAGCACCCCAGCTCTCAAGCCTCTCGCCGGCGAATCTTCCGGTGAAATTTCccggaaaagaaaaacaaaatccaagcAGAATTCTCCTTCCACAGCTTCACCATCAAAG gaGGTTGAAGAGAAGGAAGTTTCTGACCCGAAGAGAAGCAAAAAGACAGAAGCAAACGAAGACAAAACGAAATCAGTTGATGATGATCCTTACAAAGACTACATTCATGTCAGAGCTAGACGAGGCCAAGCCACAGACAGTCACAGTCTCGCAGAACGA gttcgAAGAGAGAAAATAAGCGAGAGAATGAAGCTGCTTCAAGATCTTGTCCCTGGATGCAacaag GTTACTGGGAAAGCACTGATGCTGGATGAAATTATAAACTATGTCCAATCATTGCAACGACAAGTTGAG TTCTTGTCGATGAAGTTATCGTCAGTGAACACCAGGCTGGACTTTAACATGGATGCTTTCATGTCAAAGGAT ATATTTCCTTCAAGCAACAATCTAATGCATCATCAAGTACTTCAACTAGATTCTTCAGCAGAAACCTTATTGAGTGATCATCATCACAATACAATTTTACAATTGAACCCTAAAATTTCTTCCAATAACACAATGACCCCATTGGAATCTTCTGAAACTAGAAGCTTCGTTTCTCACTTACCAACACTTGCTCATTTCACTGACTCTATTTCTCag TATTCAACATTTTCTGAAGATGATTTACATAGCATCATTCATATGGGTTTCGCTCAAAACCTGATCCACGAATTGAACCCAG GTCCATCAAACCAAGTACCATCGAACATGAAAGCTGAACTTTGA
- the LOC104764448 gene encoding uncharacterized protein LOC104764448, with translation MGFSRAKRVTDPLADEVRARLVGCSFSSGSEHTGDGIEDYEDDDSPCLSDLVQGFLEDEVETVDDDDSRWCDQDSGSDSDSDSDGAELPDYADDIAKILRNSLIEDSYGRTVLVHVARAMEVLSSLGSQHEQRAVLLRKVMSLLRELGHNAAICKTKWKSSGGLTAGNHEFIDVMFTTPSSASSQTVRYIVDLDFASRFQIARPTAQYARVLQSLPAVFVGRGEELKRILRLVCDAARISLRSRGLTLPPWRKNRYMQTRWLGPYKRTANLTPSSSALNTVMCRAIGFDSAVGGRLLVRTR, from the coding sequence ATGGGTTTCTCTAGAGCAAAACGTGTCACCGATCCACTCGCAGACGAGGTTAGGGCTCGTCTCGTTGGATGTAGCTTTAGCAGCGGCAGTGAACATACCGGCGACGGAATCGAAGATTACGAAGACGATGACTCGCCTTGTCTCTCCGATCTTGTACAAGGCTTTTTGGAAGATGAAGTTGAGACCGTCGATGATGATGACTCTCGCTGGTGTGATCAAGATTCGGGTTCCGACTCGGATTCTGACTCGGACGGAGCGGAGCTCCCTGACTACGCCGACGATATCGCGAAGATTCTGAGGAACTCACTTATAGAAGATTCATACGGAAGAACGGTGCTGGTTCACGTGGCGAGAGCAATGGAAGTGTTGTCGTCTCTCGGATCTCAGCACGAACAGCGTGCCGTTTTGTTGCGTAAGGTCATGTCTCTTCTCAGAGAGCTTGGCCACAATGCGgccatctgcaaaaccaaatgGAAATCTTCCGGCGGTCTCACCGCCGGTAACCACGAGTTTATCGACGTCATGTTTACCACACCTTCATCAGCCTCGTCTCAGACCGTACGTTACATCGTCGATTTAGATTTCGCGTCGCGGTTCCAAATCGCCAGGCCAACGGCACAGTACGCGCGTGTGCTTCAATCGCTTCCGGCGGTTTTCGTGGGAAGAGGAGAGGAGTTGAAGCGGATCTTGCGGCTCGTATGTGACGCCGCGAGGATCTCACTTAGGAGCCGTGGCCTCACGCTTCCACCTTGGAGGAAGAATCGTTATATGCAAACGCGGTGGCTTGGTCCTTACAAACGCACAGCCAACTTAACTCCGTCATCTTCCGCTCTTAACACCGTCATGTGTCGTGCCATCGGTTTCGATAGTGCCGTCGGTGGCCGTCTATTAGTGCGAACACGATAA
- the LOC104764449 gene encoding U-box domain-containing protein 9: protein MAKTGVFDSDPTAIAKAKELKREMRKLLIKIEDEDDDDSGVQAIDQLQDALSALREATMRRKMAKSSSLEMLETTVSSCPDEFRCPLSNELMRDPVVLASGQTYDKLFIQKWLSSGNRTCPKTQQVLPNTALTPNLLIRDMISKWCKKIGLDTKNQYHPNLVNEEEAVTRSDREIFNSLLCKVSSSIRQDQKSAAKELRLLTRKGTEFRALFGESPDEITRLLNPLLHGSNPDENLQEDVVTTLLNIAIHDDSNKKLVCENPNVIPLLIDALRRGTVATRSNAAAAVFTLSALDSNKVLIGKSGILKPLIDLLEEGNPLAIKDVAAAIFTLCIAHENRSRAVRDGAVRVLGKKISNGLHVDELLAILAMLVTHWKAVEELGELGGVSWLLKITRESECKRNKENAIVILHTICFSDRTKWKEIKEEENAHGTITKLSREGTSRAQRKANGILDRLRKAMNLTHTA, encoded by the exons ATGGCGAAGACCGGTGTATTCGATTCGGATCCAACGGCGATTGCGAAAGCCAAGGAACTGAAGCGTGAGATGAGAAAGTTACTGATTAAGATcgaagatgaggatgatgatgattcaggtGTTCAGGCTATCGATCAGTTACAGGATGCTTTGTCTGCGTTGAGAGAAGCgacgatgaggaggaagatggcTAAATCTTCGTCTTTAGAGATGCTTGAGACCACTGTCTCTTCTTGTCCTGACGAGTTTCGTTGTCCTCTTTCTAATGAGCTTATGAGGGATCCCGTCGTTTTGGCTTCTGGTCAG acTTATGACAAATTGTTTATCCAGAAATGGTTGAGTTCAGGCAATAGAACATGTCCCAAGACTCAGCAAGTTCTGCCTAACACGGCTTTAACTCCCAATCTCTTAATCCGTGATATGATCTCAAAATGGTGTAAGAAGATTGGGCTAGACACGAAGAACCAGTATCATCCCAACCTTgtgaatgaagaagaagctgtgaCAAGATCAGATCGTGAGATTTTCAATTCTTTGCTCTGTAAAGTCTCGTCTTCAATCCGTCAAGATCAAAAATCTGCTGCCAAGGAGCTTAGGCTTCTGACTAGGAAAGGTACTGAGTTTAGAGCTCTCTTCGGCGAGTCTCCGGATGAAATCACTCGGTTGCTGAATCCGTTGTTACACGGGTCAAACCCTGATGAGAATCTTCAAGAAGATGTGGTCACAACATTGTTGAACATAGCTATTCATGATGACAGCAACAAGAAGCTTGTTTGCGAAAACCCTAATGTGATTCCTCTCCTGATCGATGCATTGAGGCGTGGAACGGTAGCCACGAGAAGCAATGCAGCTGCAGCGGTATTCACTCTGTCTGCGCTCGACTCGAACAAAGTACTTATAGGGAAATCAGGGATCCTGAAACCGCTTATTGATCTCCTAGAAGAAGGGAATCCATTGGCTATCAAAGACGTAGCTGCAGCGATCTTTACACTTTGTATCGCCCATGAAAACAGGAGTAGAGCCGTAAGAGACGGAGCTGTTAGGGTTTTAGGTAAAAAAATCTCAAACGGGTTGCATGTGGATGAGCTTTTAGCTATATTGGCAATGCTGGTTACTCACTGGAAGGCTGTGGAGGAATTGGGTGAACTCGGTGGGGTTTCTTGGTTGCTGAAGATCACTCGAGAGAGCGAATGCAAACGAAACAAAGAGAACGCGATTGTGATACTGCATACTATATGTTTCAGCGACAGGACAAAGTGGAAAGAGATCAAAGAAGAGGAGAATGCTCATGGAACGATAACAAAGCTTTCGCGTGAAGGAACCTCAAGGGCACAGAGGAAAGCAAATGGGATCTTGGACAGACTGAGAAAAGCTATGAATCTTACCCACACAGCCTGA
- the LOC104767368 gene encoding E3 ubiquitin-protein ligase CHIP-like, translated as MVEDIWEELSKAKYMEWELLSARRSWELNSLKETCEAALNQQRALDMCRTEEEEETKESSQEAYIAHTERLKSLERVFEKAAEEDKPSEVPDYLCCNITLEIFRDPVISPSGVTYERAAILEHLMKVGKFDPITREKLEPSKLVPNLAIKEAVAAYLEKHVWAYKIGC; from the exons ATGGTAGAAGATATATGGGAAGAGCTTTCTAAAGCAAAATACATGGAGTGGGAACTGCTTTCTGCAAGGCGCTCGTGGGAATTGAATAGTTTGAA GGAAACTTGTGAGGCTGCTCTAAATCAACAACGTGCTTTAGATATGTGtcgaacagaagaagaagaagagacaaaagagtCCTCTCAAGAAGCCTACATTGCCCATACTGAGCGTTTGAAATCTCTTGAACGTGTGTTTGAGAAGGCTGCGGAAGAAGATAAACCATCTGAG GTGCCAGATTATTTGTGTTGCAACATAACTCTTGAGATATTCCGAGATCCTGTAATATCTCCAAGTGGGGTTACATATGAAAGAGCAGCGATCCTTGAACATCTCATGAAG GTGGGGAAGTTTGATCCTATAACGCGTGAAAAACTTGAGCCGTCCAAGCTCGTTCCAAATCTAGCTATAAAAGAGGCAGTGGCTGCTTATCTAGAAAAACACGTCTGGGCTTACAAGATTGGTTGCTGA
- the LOC104764450 gene encoding E3 ubiquitin-protein ligase CHIP — translation MVTGVGSAMAERLKEDGNNCFKKERFGAAIDAYTEAITLCPNVPTFWTNRALCHMKRKDWTKVEEDCRKAIQLVHNSVKAHYMLGLALLQKKEYTSGVKELQRALDLGRGADPTGYMVEDIWEELSKAKYMEWELLSARRSWELNSLKETCEAALNQQRALDMCRTEEEEETKESSQEAYIAHTERLKSLERVFEKAAEEDKPSEVPDYLCCNITLEIFRDPVISPSGVTYERAAILEHLMKVGKFDPITREKLEPSKLVPNLAIKEAVAAYLEKHVWAYKIGC, via the exons ATGGTTACAGGCGTGGGCTCCGCCATGGCGGAACGGTTAAAGGAAGACGGAAACAATTGCTTTAAGAAAGAACGTTTTGGTGCTGCCATTGATGCTTACACCGAG GCAATAACTTTGTGTCCAAATGTTCCTACTTTTTGGACAAATCGAGCACTTTGCCACATGAAGCGAAA GGATTGGACTAAGGTTGAAGAGGATTGTCGCAAGGCTATTCAGCTTGTCCACAATTCCGTCAAG GCCCACTACATGCTAGGGCTTGCATTATTGCAGAAGAAGGAATATACCAGTGGAGTCAAAGAGTTGCAAAGG GCTTTAGATCTTGGAAGAGGAGCGGATCCAACAGGATACATGGTAGAAGATATATGGGAAGAGCTTTCTAAAGCAAAATACATGGAGTGGGAACTGCTTTCTGCAAGGCGCTCGTGGGAATTGAATAGTTTGAA GGAAACTTGTGAGGCTGCTCTAAATCAACAACGTGCTTTAGATATGTGtcgaacagaagaagaagaagagacaaaagagtCCTCTCAAGAAGCCTACATTGCCCATACTGAGCGTTTGAAATCTCTTGAACGTGTGTTTGAGAAGGCTGCGGAAGAAGATAAACCATCTGAG GTGCCAGATTATTTGTGTTGCAACATAACTCTTGAGATATTCCGAGATCCTGTAATATCTCCAAGTGGGGTTACATATGAAAGAGCAGCGATCCTTGAACATCTCATGAAG GTGGGGAAGTTTGATCCTATAACGCGTGAAAAACTTGAGCCGTCCAAGCTCGTTCCAAATCTAGCTATAAAAGAGGCAGTGGCTGCTTATCTAGAAAAACACGTCTGGGCTTACAAGATTGGTTGCTGA